A window of Pseudomonas mucidolens contains these coding sequences:
- a CDS encoding ABC transporter ATP-binding protein — protein sequence MGASILTARDLSKVVPSAEGELTILHQLSLELNKGDSLAIVGASGSGKSTLLGLLAGLDLPSSGEVTLAGQALSTLDEDQRARIRAEHVGFVFQSFQLLDSLNALENVMLPLELDGRKDARERARHLLERVGLGQRLSHSPRQLSGGEQQRVAIARAFAAEPDVLFADEPTGNLDSHTGERISDLLFELNKENGTTLVLVTHDERLAHRCRRLIRLEAGLMVAPLEP from the coding sequence ATGGGCGCAAGCATTCTCACCGCGCGGGACCTCAGCAAAGTGGTTCCCAGCGCGGAAGGTGAACTGACTATCCTGCACCAACTGAGCCTGGAACTGAACAAGGGCGATAGCCTGGCTATCGTCGGCGCCTCCGGCTCCGGCAAATCCACCCTCCTCGGCCTGTTGGCCGGCCTTGACCTGCCCAGCAGCGGAGAAGTGACCCTCGCCGGTCAAGCCCTGAGCACCCTTGACGAAGACCAGCGCGCGCGAATCAGAGCCGAACACGTGGGCTTTGTGTTCCAGTCGTTCCAGTTGCTGGACAGCCTCAACGCGCTGGAAAACGTCATGCTGCCGCTGGAACTGGACGGCCGCAAGGACGCCCGTGAACGAGCCAGGCACCTGCTGGAGCGCGTCGGCCTGGGCCAGCGTCTGAGCCACTCGCCGCGCCAGCTCTCCGGCGGCGAGCAGCAACGGGTGGCGATTGCCCGGGCGTTCGCCGCGGAGCCCGACGTGCTCTTCGCCGATGAGCCCACCGGGAATCTCGACAGCCATACCGGCGAACGCATCAGCGATCTGCTCTTCGAACTCAACAAAGAAAACGGCACGACCCTGGTGCTGGTGACTCACGACGAGCGCCTGGCCCATCGTTGCCGCCGCCTGATCCGTCTTGAAGCCGGCCTGATGGTCGCGCCCCTGGAGCCTTGA
- a CDS encoding ABC transporter ATP-binding protein: MIEITNLTKKRGRSVVINDLTLRVQHQECVGLFGHDGAGKSTLINLLSGSIPRSSGSIKISGFDISTQPLHARKIIGYQPESTLSHSTMTVKAFLTFIAEVRGLRGIDKRKMVDRAVARLELWQALNSPLETLPPGLRRKVALAQAILHDPKLLLLDEPTEGLDASQKHKIRILIKSLAQEMTVVTASRNPEEVSSICSRALVLGEGRLLADIPLQELQRSSRHHQAVTLAADGPLDLLALAVLPGVAGIEEDRVSPGSVTVLAMPGQIIYPHINTLIANRRWKINRLTLEPDRLSDVIHQLSQEAPN, translated from the coding sequence ATGATCGAGATAACAAATCTAACAAAAAAAAGAGGTAGATCGGTCGTTATCAACGACCTCACTTTGCGTGTCCAGCACCAAGAGTGCGTGGGACTATTCGGACATGACGGTGCGGGTAAAAGCACGCTGATCAACTTGTTGTCAGGATCAATCCCGCGGTCTTCGGGCAGCATAAAAATATCCGGATTTGATATCTCTACACAGCCGTTGCACGCGAGAAAAATAATCGGCTATCAACCCGAATCCACACTTAGCCACAGCACCATGACAGTAAAGGCATTCCTGACTTTCATTGCCGAGGTTCGCGGCTTGCGCGGCATCGATAAACGCAAAATGGTCGACCGTGCGGTCGCCCGACTGGAACTTTGGCAAGCACTGAATTCGCCCTTGGAAACATTGCCCCCAGGATTAAGGCGCAAGGTGGCGCTTGCCCAAGCCATTTTGCACGACCCAAAACTGCTGCTGCTGGATGAGCCTACAGAAGGGCTCGATGCGTCGCAAAAACACAAAATAAGAATACTCATCAAGTCCCTGGCGCAAGAAATGACTGTCGTTACGGCGTCCCGAAACCCCGAGGAAGTGTCGAGCATTTGCAGCCGTGCGCTGGTGCTGGGCGAAGGCAGGTTACTGGCGGATATCCCGCTGCAGGAGCTGCAACGCAGCTCCCGCCACCACCAGGCAGTCACACTGGCGGCCGATGGCCCATTGGATCTGCTGGCGCTGGCGGTACTGCCCGGAGTAGCAGGTATAGAAGAGGACCGGGTTTCGCCGGGTAGTGTCACGGTGCTGGCGATGCCGGGGCAGATCATTTACCCCCACATCAACACCCTGATCGCTAACCGCCGCTGGAAAATAAACAGGTTGACCCTTGAGCCGGACCGGCTGAGCGACGTCATCCACCAATTGAGCCAGGAGGCGCCAAATTGA
- a CDS encoding ABC transporter permease yields the protein MARLPLLRLFSLALRQLLRDARAGELRVLFFALLVAVAASTAIGYFGARLNGAMALRATEFLGADLVLEGSSPARAEQIRSGIELELEHARVVEFSSVIATDNGIQLSSIKAVNEQYPLRGELKSAAEPFAEETSGGGPKPGEAWVEARLLTALDLKIGDSIDVGMKPLRMTRVLTYEPDRAGNLYSLTPRVMINLADLEATGVVQPGSRVSYRELWRGPPASTALQTYRDLIEPGIAANQRLQDARDGNQQIGGALGKAERYLNMASLVAVLLSGVAVALSANRFASRRFDASALLRCLGLSRRETMLLFSVQLSVLGLLASLVGAALGWLAQLGLFYLLHDLLPADVPPGGLFPAVAGIGTGLVALAGFALPPLAALGRVPPLRVLRRDLLPIPSSTWAVYGAALLALGLIMWRLSLDLVLTFALLGGGVIAALVLGGLLLLLLQSLRRLLARASLPWRLGLGQLLRHPLAAAGQALAFGLILLSMGLIALLRGELLDTWQNQLPKDAPNYFALNILPADKDAFGARLLELQAQAAPLYPVVPGRLISINGEPVQEIISKDSSGDRATQRDLSLTWAADLPPGNRLTSGNWWADRPNDGIPGVSVEAKVADSLKLKLNDHMVFTVGGETREARVTSLREINWDNFQPNFFMIFQPGTLKNLPTTYLTSFYLAAGHDQQIVDLSRAFPAVTILQVEALLAQLRSILAQVTLAVEYVLLFVLAAGMAVLFSGLQATLDERIRQGALLRALGAERRLLVKARRIEFGLLGAVSGLLAALGTELVTLVLYRYAFDLAWHPHPWLLLLPVIGAVLIGGAGVFGTRRALNASPLTVLRDS from the coding sequence ATGGCACGTTTGCCGCTGTTGCGCCTGTTCAGCCTTGCACTACGTCAATTGCTGCGCGATGCCCGCGCCGGTGAATTGCGTGTGTTGTTCTTTGCTTTGTTGGTGGCCGTGGCGGCCAGCACCGCCATCGGTTATTTCGGGGCTCGCCTCAATGGCGCAATGGCGCTGCGCGCCACCGAATTCCTCGGTGCCGACCTGGTACTGGAAGGCAGCTCCCCAGCCCGCGCCGAACAGATAAGAAGCGGCATCGAACTGGAGCTGGAGCATGCCCGCGTGGTGGAGTTCTCCAGCGTCATCGCCACCGACAACGGTATCCAGCTGTCGAGCATCAAGGCGGTCAACGAGCAGTATCCGTTGCGCGGCGAGCTGAAAAGCGCCGCCGAACCCTTTGCCGAGGAAACGTCGGGAGGCGGCCCGAAACCAGGAGAAGCCTGGGTCGAGGCTCGACTGTTGACGGCGCTGGATCTGAAAATCGGCGACAGCATCGACGTCGGCATGAAACCCCTGCGCATGACTCGCGTACTCACGTACGAACCGGATCGTGCCGGCAACCTCTACAGTTTGACGCCACGGGTAATGATCAATCTGGCCGACCTTGAGGCCACCGGCGTGGTTCAACCCGGCAGCCGAGTCAGTTACCGCGAGCTGTGGCGCGGCCCGCCAGCCAGCACCGCCCTGCAAACCTATCGCGACCTGATCGAGCCGGGCATCGCCGCCAACCAGCGCCTGCAAGACGCGCGAGACGGCAACCAGCAAATCGGCGGCGCCCTGGGCAAGGCCGAGCGCTACCTGAATATGGCCAGCCTGGTGGCGGTGTTGCTGTCCGGCGTGGCTGTGGCCCTCTCGGCTAATCGTTTTGCCAGCCGGCGTTTCGATGCCAGCGCCCTGTTGCGCTGCCTCGGGTTGTCGCGGCGCGAAACCATGCTGCTGTTCAGCGTGCAACTGAGCGTTCTGGGCTTGCTCGCCAGCCTTGTCGGCGCTGCGCTGGGGTGGCTGGCGCAACTGGGACTGTTTTATCTGCTACACGACCTGTTACCGGCAGATGTCCCGCCGGGGGGCTTATTCCCCGCCGTCGCCGGAATCGGCACCGGGCTGGTGGCGCTCGCCGGTTTCGCCCTGCCGCCCCTGGCCGCGTTGGGTCGAGTGCCACCGCTGCGGGTATTGCGTCGCGACTTGCTGCCGATCCCGTCCAGTACGTGGGCGGTCTACGGCGCGGCCCTGCTAGCCCTGGGGCTGATCATGTGGCGCTTGAGCCTGGACCTGGTGCTGACCTTCGCCCTGCTCGGAGGTGGCGTCATTGCCGCGCTGGTACTGGGCGGCCTGCTCCTTCTGCTACTGCAGAGCCTGCGCCGCCTGCTCGCCCGGGCTTCCCTGCCCTGGCGCCTGGGGCTGGGCCAATTGTTGCGCCATCCGCTGGCAGCAGCGGGCCAGGCGCTGGCGTTCGGCCTGATTCTTCTGTCCATGGGCTTGATTGCCTTGTTGCGGGGGGAGTTGCTGGACACCTGGCAAAATCAGTTGCCCAAGGACGCCCCCAACTATTTCGCCCTGAACATCCTGCCGGCGGACAAGGACGCCTTTGGTGCCCGACTGCTCGAGCTGCAGGCGCAGGCGGCGCCGTTATACCCGGTGGTGCCGGGACGCCTGATCAGTATCAACGGCGAACCGGTCCAGGAAATCATCAGCAAGGATTCCAGTGGTGATCGTGCGACACAACGGGACTTGAGCCTGACCTGGGCCGCCGACCTGCCGCCGGGCAACCGCCTGACATCGGGAAATTGGTGGGCAGATCGACCGAACGATGGAATTCCCGGTGTCTCGGTGGAAGCCAAGGTCGCCGACAGCCTGAAACTCAAGCTCAATGACCACATGGTGTTCACCGTTGGCGGGGAAACCCGCGAGGCGCGGGTCACCAGCCTGCGAGAGATCAACTGGGACAACTTCCAACCCAACTTTTTCATGATCTTCCAACCGGGCACCTTGAAAAACCTCCCGACCACCTACCTGACCAGCTTCTATCTGGCGGCCGGGCATGACCAGCAGATCGTCGACCTGTCCAGAGCCTTTCCAGCGGTGACCATCCTGCAGGTGGAAGCGCTGTTGGCCCAATTGCGCAGCATTCTTGCCCAGGTGACGCTGGCGGTGGAATACGTGTTGCTGTTTGTGCTGGCGGCGGGCATGGCGGTGTTGTTCTCGGGGCTGCAGGCGACGCTGGACGAGCGCATCCGCCAAGGCGCGCTGCTGCGTGCGCTTGGGGCGGAGCGCCGGTTGCTGGTCAAGGCACGACGGATTGAGTTCGGATTGCTCGGCGCGGTCAGCGGCCTGCTAGCGGCGCTGGGGACCGAGCTGGTGACCCTAGTGCTTTACCGCTATGCCTTCGACCTGGCCTGGCACCCTCATCCCTGGTTGCTGTTACTGCCTGTCATCGGCGCGGTACTGATCGGTGGCGCCGGGGTATTCGGTACGCGTCGCGCGTTGAATGCCAGTCCGTTGACCGTGTTGCGCGACAGTTGA
- a CDS encoding ABC transporter permease, translating to MKLLPVIFKRQLNNYLCLPLTYFSIAVFVIANAVLGFHAGNFLEQNQTDLHAFFQYHPWLYLFLIPVISTQLWSDEHKADSLNFFYSLPVTALELTLGKFLAAWTICGLTLLLTFPLLITINYLGTANDSVILVQYLGSWLLSGAYLSASGFICVLTHQRLIILGSTCALLMTTSILFSMIDAMDHQTPIWIIDSLTELSPSIRFNTIDSGLLTLHDLLYFASLILVFLAATNVTLNYRKV from the coding sequence TTGAAACTTTTGCCCGTCATATTCAAACGCCAGCTCAACAACTACCTGTGCCTGCCACTCACCTATTTCAGCATCGCCGTGTTCGTCATAGCCAACGCGGTGCTCGGTTTCCATGCAGGCAACTTTCTTGAACAAAACCAAACGGATTTACACGCTTTCTTTCAGTATCACCCGTGGCTGTACCTGTTCTTGATCCCGGTTATTTCCACCCAGCTCTGGTCGGACGAACATAAAGCAGACTCGCTGAATTTTTTTTATTCGCTACCTGTCACGGCACTTGAACTGACATTGGGAAAATTCCTCGCGGCCTGGACAATCTGTGGCCTTACGCTGTTATTAACTTTCCCGCTCCTGATTACCATTAACTATCTGGGCACTGCAAATGACAGCGTCATCCTCGTTCAATACCTGGGAAGCTGGTTATTGTCCGGGGCTTACCTTTCCGCGAGCGGCTTTATCTGTGTCTTGACTCACCAGCGCCTGATCATTCTAGGTTCCACCTGTGCATTATTGATGACTACCAGCATTTTATTTTCAATGATTGATGCAATGGATCATCAAACTCCGATCTGGATCATTGACAGCTTGACCGAACTTAGCCCGTCAATACGTTTCAATACTATCGACTCGGGTCTTCTGACGTTGCATGACTTGTTATACTTCGCAAGCCTGATCTTGGTTTTTCTCGCCGCGACAAACGTCACGCTGAACTACAGAAAAGTCTGA
- a CDS encoding GNAT family N-acetyltransferase, which translates to MSEALSIHHDQTGHQFETTVDGHRAYLTYMDLGKQTLDIYRTFVPNALRGRGIAAALTEQALQYAEGMGYTVIPSCSYVERYMERHQRHAAKL; encoded by the coding sequence ATGAGCGAGGCGTTGTCCATCCACCATGACCAGACTGGTCATCAGTTCGAGACCACTGTGGACGGTCATCGTGCTTATCTGACCTATATGGACTTGGGCAAACAGACCCTGGATATTTATCGCACATTTGTGCCCAATGCCCTGCGTGGGCGCGGCATTGCCGCTGCGCTGACCGAACAGGCGCTGCAATACGCCGAGGGAATGGGTTACACGGTGATCCCATCGTGTTCCTACGTCGAACGTTACATGGAGCGCCATCAGCGCCACGCGGCGAAGTTGTGA
- a CDS encoding 5'-nucleotidase, giving the protein MAKGMSDKLVLAISSRALFDLSESHKVYLAEGVETYRKYQIDHEEEILEPGDAFPLVKKLLSLNASLGRARVEVVLVSRNSADTGLRVFNSIQHYDLDISRAAFVGGRSPYPYLSAFGCHLFLSTHAEDVRSALDAGFAAATILSGGARRASSAELRIAFDGDAVLFSDESERIYQSGGLEAFQASERQSAREPLRGGPFKGFLAALNLLQREFPDESCPIRTALVTARSAPSHERVIRTLREWDIRLDESLFLGGLDKSAFLEAFAADVFFDDQAGHCERAREVVATGHVPHGISNELKVQAP; this is encoded by the coding sequence ATGGCGAAAGGAATGAGCGACAAACTGGTGCTGGCGATTTCCTCGCGGGCGCTGTTCGACCTGAGCGAGAGCCATAAGGTCTACCTGGCCGAAGGTGTCGAGACGTATCGCAAGTATCAGATTGATCATGAGGAGGAAATCCTCGAGCCGGGCGACGCCTTCCCCTTGGTCAAGAAACTCCTGAGTCTCAACGCCAGCCTGGGACGCGCACGGGTCGAAGTGGTGCTGGTGTCGCGTAACAGCGCGGACACCGGCTTGCGTGTGTTCAACTCGATTCAGCATTACGACCTGGATATCTCCCGCGCCGCGTTTGTCGGTGGACGCAGTCCTTATCCGTATTTGTCGGCATTTGGCTGTCACCTGTTTCTTTCCACCCACGCAGAAGATGTACGCAGTGCTCTGGATGCCGGGTTCGCTGCGGCGACTATCTTGTCCGGCGGCGCCCGTCGGGCTTCGAGTGCCGAGTTGCGGATTGCTTTCGATGGCGACGCGGTGCTCTTTTCCGACGAGTCGGAGCGTATTTATCAGTCCGGCGGTCTGGAAGCGTTTCAGGCCAGCGAGCGGCAGTCCGCCCGCGAGCCCTTGCGCGGCGGGCCGTTCAAAGGCTTCCTGGCCGCTCTCAATCTGTTGCAGCGAGAGTTTCCCGACGAGTCATGCCCGATCCGCACGGCGCTGGTAACGGCGCGTTCGGCGCCGTCCCATGAGCGCGTGATTCGCACCTTGCGTGAGTGGGATATTCGGCTGGACGAGTCACTGTTCCTGGGTGGGCTGGATAAATCGGCGTTTCTCGAGGCATTCGCCGCTGATGTGTTTTTTGACGACCAGGCCGGTCATTGCGAGAGAGCCAGAGAGGTAGTGGCTACTGGGCACGTTCCTCACGGCATCAGCAACGAACTGAAAGTCCAAGCCCCTTGA
- the greB gene encoding transcription elongation factor GreB has translation MSTKLITKEGHEALKKELDYLWREKRPDTTRKVTWAASLGDRSENADYQYNKKLLREIDRRVRYLRKRLEDMRVVEYRPEQEGKVFFGAWVDIENEQGETKRFRIVGYDEIYERMDYISIDSPMARALLRKEVDDEALVQTPNGEVCWWITRIEYEK, from the coding sequence TTGAGTACCAAGCTGATAACCAAAGAAGGTCATGAGGCGCTGAAGAAAGAGCTTGATTATCTATGGCGAGAAAAGCGGCCTGACACCACTCGTAAAGTGACTTGGGCAGCGTCGCTGGGTGACCGCAGCGAAAACGCCGATTACCAGTACAACAAGAAGCTGCTGCGGGAGATCGATCGCCGGGTACGTTATCTGCGCAAGCGTCTTGAAGACATGCGCGTCGTTGAGTATCGGCCGGAGCAGGAAGGCAAAGTATTTTTTGGCGCCTGGGTGGATATCGAGAATGAACAAGGCGAGACCAAGCGCTTTCGTATTGTCGGTTATGACGAGATCTATGAGCGCATGGACTACATTTCCATCGACTCTCCCATGGCACGGGCGTTGTTGCGCAAGGAGGTGGACGATGAAGCGCTCGTCCAGACGCCCAATGGCGAAGTGTGTTGGTGGATTACTCGCATCGAGTACGAGAAGTAG
- a CDS encoding arylesterase has protein sequence MRMWFLSAGLALMCVAQGAAAGTVLIVGDSISAGFGLDTRKGWVALLEQRLKHEGFDDKVVNASISGDTSAGGLARLPAALAEHKPELVIIELGGNDGLRGQPPGQLQQNLASMIDRSKAIGAKVLLLGMQLPPNYGPRYTKAFAEVYATLAKEKNVPLVPFFLEGVGGNSQLMQADGIHPAVGAQSKLLENVWPTLKPLL, from the coding sequence ATGCGAATGTGGTTTTTGAGTGCTGGCCTGGCCTTGATGTGCGTGGCCCAGGGCGCAGCGGCGGGTACAGTCCTGATCGTTGGCGATAGTATCAGTGCCGGTTTCGGCCTGGATACCCGCAAAGGGTGGGTAGCGCTGTTGGAGCAACGGCTCAAGCACGAGGGATTTGACGATAAAGTGGTCAATGCCTCCATCAGTGGCGACACCAGTGCTGGAGGCCTGGCCCGGCTGCCTGCGGCACTTGCAGAGCACAAGCCCGAACTGGTGATCATCGAATTGGGTGGCAATGACGGCCTTCGCGGCCAGCCTCCCGGGCAATTGCAACAAAATCTTGCGTCGATGATCGACCGCTCCAAGGCCATTGGCGCCAAAGTGCTGTTGTTGGGCATGCAGTTGCCGCCCAATTACGGCCCGCGCTACACCAAGGCCTTCGCCGAGGTCTATGCCACCTTGGCCAAGGAAAAGAACGTCCCGCTGGTGCCGTTTTTCCTTGAAGGGGTAGGGGGCAATTCGCAGCTGATGCAGGCCGATGGCATCCACCCGGCAGTCGGTGCGCAGAGCAAGTTGCTGGAAAATGTCTGGCCGACGCTAAAACCGCTGCTATGA
- a CDS encoding L,D-transpeptidase family protein yields the protein MLSRLPAVTRCLSLAALCAAGPAMALQLPLPPPGEDIVGQVQMIKAKYEDTFADLGVTYDLGYAEMVAANPGVDAWLPGTGADIVLPTRFILPPGPREGIVINLAEYRLYYYPKGQDVVYTFPLGIGREGWGSPIAHTSIIAKTPNPTWTPPASIKAEHAAEGDPLPNVVPAGPDNPLGPFKFTLGTPGYLIHGSNKKFGIGTRTSHGCFRMFNENVLELADMVPVGTPVRIISEAYKFGMSGGKVYLEAHTPLNDDGTPSVVDKHTAVINALLKREDLSNNLRVNWDEVRNVVAAEDGLPTEIGVPGEATMVTSAPVDLQ from the coding sequence ATGTTGTCGCGCCTCCCTGCCGTCACCCGCTGCCTGTCTCTCGCTGCACTGTGTGCAGCCGGTCCCGCCATGGCCTTGCAGTTGCCCTTGCCACCACCGGGTGAAGACATTGTCGGCCAGGTCCAGATGATCAAGGCCAAGTACGAAGATACTTTTGCCGATCTGGGGGTGACCTACGATCTTGGCTATGCGGAGATGGTCGCGGCCAACCCGGGCGTCGATGCGTGGTTGCCAGGAACGGGGGCGGACATTGTGCTGCCGACCCGTTTCATCCTGCCGCCGGGGCCGCGGGAGGGCATCGTGATCAACCTGGCGGAGTACCGCTTGTATTACTACCCCAAGGGCCAGGATGTGGTTTATACGTTCCCCCTTGGGATCGGTCGTGAAGGCTGGGGTTCGCCGATTGCCCATACCAGCATCATCGCCAAGACGCCGAACCCGACCTGGACACCGCCCGCTTCAATCAAGGCCGAGCACGCCGCCGAAGGTGATCCGCTGCCCAATGTGGTGCCCGCTGGCCCCGACAATCCGCTGGGGCCGTTCAAGTTCACCCTGGGCACACCGGGTTACCTGATCCACGGTTCCAACAAGAAGTTCGGGATTGGCACGCGTACCAGTCATGGTTGCTTCCGCATGTTTAACGAAAATGTGCTTGAGTTGGCGGATATGGTGCCGGTGGGCACGCCGGTGCGGATTATCAGTGAGGCCTACAAATTCGGCATGAGCGGTGGCAAGGTCTACCTGGAAGCGCACACACCCTTGAACGACGATGGCACGCCGTCGGTGGTGGACAAGCACACAGCGGTGATCAACGCCTTGCTGAAACGTGAAGACCTGTCGAACAACCTGCGCGTCAACTGGGATGAAGTGCGCAATGTGGTCGCGGCCGAAGATGGCTTGCCGACGGAGATCGGAGTCCCAGGCGAGGCGACGATGGTGACCAGCGCGCCGGTGGATCTGCAGTAG
- the oprI gene encoding outer membrane lipoprotei OprI: protein MNNVLKFSALALAAVLATGCSSVSKETEARLTATEDAAARSQARADEAYRKADEALAAAQKAQQTADEANERALRMLEKASRK, encoded by the coding sequence ATGAACAACGTTCTGAAATTCTCTGCTCTGGCTCTGGCCGCAGTTCTGGCTACCGGTTGCAGCAGCGTATCCAAAGAAACCGAAGCTCGTTTGACTGCAACTGAAGACGCAGCAGCTCGCTCCCAGGCCCGTGCAGACGAAGCCTACCGTAAAGCTGATGAAGCTCTGGCTGCTGCTCAAAAAGCACAACAGACTGCTGACGAAGCTAACGAGCGCGCTCTGCGCATGCTTGAAAAAGCAAGCCGCAAATAA
- a CDS encoding 3-deoxy-7-phosphoheptulonate synthase: MADLPINDLNVESNETLITPDQLKREIPLSDVALQTVTKGREVIREILDGTDHRLFVVIGPCSIHDLKAAHEYAERLKVLAAEVSDTLYLVMRVYFEKPRTTVGWKGLINDPYLDDSFKIQDGLHIGRQLLLDLAEMGLPTATEALDPISPQYLQDLISWSAIGARTTESQTHREMASGLSSAVGFKNGTDGGLTVAINALQSVSSPHRFLGINQEGGVSIVTTKGNAYGHVVLRGGNGKPNYDSVSVALCEQALAKAKIKPNIMVDCSHANSNKDPALQPLVMENVANQILEGNQSIIGLMVESHLNWGCQAIPKDLADLQYGVSITDACIDWSATETTLRSMHAKLKDVLPKRKRS; the protein is encoded by the coding sequence ATGGCTGATTTACCAATCAACGACCTGAACGTCGAATCCAATGAGACACTGATCACGCCCGATCAGCTCAAGCGCGAAATCCCTTTGAGCGACGTTGCCCTGCAGACTGTCACCAAGGGCCGCGAAGTCATTCGTGAGATCCTCGACGGCACTGACCATCGCCTGTTCGTGGTGATCGGACCTTGCTCGATCCACGACCTCAAGGCTGCCCACGAGTATGCCGAGCGCCTCAAAGTGTTGGCGGCGGAAGTGTCCGACACCTTGTACCTGGTGATGCGTGTCTACTTTGAGAAACCACGAACCACCGTCGGCTGGAAAGGCTTGATCAACGACCCGTACCTGGACGACTCGTTCAAGATTCAGGACGGCTTGCACATCGGCCGCCAGTTGCTGCTGGACCTGGCTGAAATGGGCCTGCCGACGGCAACCGAGGCCCTCGATCCGATTTCCCCGCAGTACCTGCAGGATTTGATCAGTTGGTCGGCCATCGGCGCACGTACCACCGAATCGCAAACCCACCGGGAAATGGCCTCGGGCCTGTCCTCGGCGGTCGGCTTCAAGAACGGTACCGATGGCGGCCTGACCGTGGCCATCAATGCCCTGCAGTCGGTCTCCAGTCCACATCGTTTCCTGGGGATCAACCAGGAAGGTGGGGTTTCCATCGTCACCACCAAAGGCAACGCCTACGGGCACGTTGTACTGCGCGGCGGCAACGGCAAGCCCAACTATGATTCGGTCAGCGTGGCCCTCTGCGAGCAAGCGCTGGCCAAGGCGAAGATCAAGCCGAACATCATGGTCGATTGCAGCCACGCCAACTCCAACAAGGATCCGGCGTTGCAGCCACTGGTGATGGAGAACGTCGCCAACCAGATCCTGGAAGGCAACCAGTCGATCATCGGGCTGATGGTCGAAAGCCATCTGAACTGGGGTTGCCAGGCGATTCCAAAAGATCTGGCCGACCTGCAATACGGCGTGTCGATCACCGATGCATGCATCGACTGGTCCGCTACCGAGACCACTCTGCGCAGCATGCACGCCAAGCTCAAGGACGTACTGCCCAAGCGCAAACGCAGCTGA
- a CDS encoding putative 2-dehydropantoate 2-reductase: protein MTDTAHHTPRIGIIGTGAIGGFYGLMLARAGFDVHFLLRSEYPAVSQRGLQLNSAVHGAISLNPVQAYACAADMPPCDWLLVGTKTTDNVELAPTIAQVAAPDTKVVLLQNGLDVEDRLREHLPESVHLLGGLCYICVHRSGPGIVEHQALGRVNLGYHSGSAANDEVRRQAIVEAGAGLFQQAGIDSQVMPNLHQARWHKLVWNVPYNGLSVLLGASTTALMADESSREMIQALMAEVVLGAKACGHEIAASYAEQMFSMTEQLTDYWPSMYHDHVHKRPLELAAIYARPLAAVRAAGCELPRMQALYQALSFIDRRNR, encoded by the coding sequence ATGACGGATACAGCACATCACACGCCCCGGATCGGCATTATCGGCACCGGTGCCATCGGTGGATTTTATGGCTTGATGCTGGCGCGGGCCGGGTTCGACGTGCATTTTTTATTGCGCAGCGAATACCCGGCGGTCAGTCAGCGCGGCTTGCAGCTCAATAGCGCGGTGCATGGCGCAATCAGCCTGAATCCGGTCCAGGCTTATGCCTGCGCGGCGGACATGCCGCCTTGCGACTGGTTACTGGTGGGGACTAAAACCACCGATAACGTCGAACTCGCGCCGACCATTGCGCAAGTGGCGGCGCCGGATACCAAAGTGGTGTTGCTGCAAAACGGGCTGGATGTCGAAGACCGTTTACGGGAGCACCTGCCCGAGTCAGTGCATTTGCTCGGCGGGCTGTGTTACATCTGCGTGCACCGCTCCGGTCCCGGTATTGTCGAACATCAGGCATTGGGTCGGGTCAATCTTGGCTATCACAGTGGCAGTGCCGCCAACGACGAGGTGCGCCGCCAGGCCATTGTCGAGGCGGGCGCCGGGCTTTTCCAGCAGGCCGGGATTGATTCCCAGGTCATGCCCAACCTGCATCAGGCCCGCTGGCACAAATTGGTCTGGAATGTGCCGTACAACGGGCTTTCAGTATTGCTGGGGGCGAGCACCACGGCGTTGATGGCTGATGAGTCGAGTCGTGAAATGATTCAGGCGTTGATGGCTGAAGTCGTGCTGGGTGCCAAGGCATGCGGGCATGAAATTGCCGCCAGCTATGCCGAGCAGATGTTCAGCATGACCGAACAATTGACCGATTACTGGCCAAGCATGTATCACGATCACGTGCACAAGCGCCCATTGGAGTTGGCAGCGATCTATGCCCGCCCGTTGGCTGCCGTCAGGGCGGCCGGGTGCGAGCTACCCCGCATGCAGGCGTTGTATCAGGCGTTGAGCTTTATCGATCGACGCAACCGCTGA